Proteins found in one Aethina tumida isolate Nest 87 chromosome 1, icAetTumi1.1, whole genome shotgun sequence genomic segment:
- the LOC109598235 gene encoding ER lumen protein-retaining receptor, with amino-acid sequence MNIFRLTGDLSHLVAIIILLQKIWRSRSCAGISGKSQILFALVYTTRYLDLFTSYLSAYNTFMKFVFLVTSYATIYLIYIKFKATYDHNHDTFRIEFLVGPAFLLALLINNEFSVLEILWTFSIYLESVAILPQLFMVSKTGEAESITSHYLFALGSYRALYILNWIYRYATESHYDLIAIVAGVVQTVLYCDFFYLYVTKVLHGKKLQLPA; translated from the exons ATGAACATTTTCCGACTTACCGGGGACTTATCCCATTTGGTTGCTATCATCATACTCCTGCAGAAAATATGGCGTTCCAGATCGTGTGCGG GAATATCCGGCAAAAGTCAAATCCTTTTCGCCCTGGTATATACGACGCGGTATTTGGATCTCTTTACCTCATACCTATCAGCTTATAACACATTCATGAAGTTTGTGTTTCTGGTTACCTCCTATGCTACAATCTATctcatttacataaaatttaaagcaacCTACGACCACAATCACGACACGTTCAGGATTGAGTTTTTGGTTGGACCTGCTTTTCTATTAGCACTGTTGATCAACAATGAATTCAGTGTTTTAGAG attttgtgGACATTCAGTATTTATCTGGAATCGGTGGCAATTTTGCCACAGTTGTTTATGGTCAGTAAAACTGGTGAGGCAGAAAGTATCACCTCACATTATTTGTTTGCCCTTGGATCATACAGGGCTTTATACATTTTGAATTGGATCTATCGCTATGCAACCGAAAGCCACTATGATTTGATCGCGATCGTTGCCGGAGTTGTGCAGACTGTGTTATATTGTGACTTCTTCTATTTGTATGTCACCAAAG tTCTCCATGGAAAGAAATTACAACTACCAGCTTGA